A window of Clostridium sp. 'White wine YQ' contains these coding sequences:
- a CDS encoding DeoR/GlpR family DNA-binding transcription regulator, producing the protein MFAEERLNAIINILEEQGKVYVKDLSAKFNMSEPMIRKDLQRLEKEGKLKRTYGGAILERKKAESTSIETRLVRNTDKKQVIARKALKEINDLDMIFLDISSINFLIAKLIAEENKKVTLVTNMVEISTLFNENTNTELICIGGRYNKLLGGVVGSAASLDISKYRVDKAFIGSCGVNVLDNSISNFDLEEGNTKKAIIKASKETFIVMENTKFIFDGSYRFAILDDINNIITDELPEKKILDVLESKDIRVI; encoded by the coding sequence ATGTTTGCAGAAGAAAGATTAAATGCAATTATTAATATATTAGAGGAGCAAGGAAAAGTATATGTTAAAGATTTAAGTGCGAAATTTAACATGTCCGAACCTATGATAAGAAAAGATCTTCAGAGACTTGAAAAAGAAGGAAAATTGAAGAGAACTTATGGTGGGGCAATACTTGAAAGAAAAAAGGCTGAAAGCACAAGCATTGAAACTAGGCTTGTTAGAAATACTGATAAAAAACAAGTTATAGCTAGAAAAGCTCTTAAAGAAATCAATGACTTGGATATGATTTTTTTAGATATATCCAGTATTAATTTTTTGATAGCTAAATTAATAGCTGAAGAAAATAAAAAAGTTACATTAGTTACAAATATGGTAGAGATCTCAACTCTCTTTAATGAAAATACTAATACTGAATTAATTTGCATTGGCGGAAGATATAACAAACTTCTTGGAGGGGTTGTAGGTTCTGCTGCCTCATTAGATATTTCTAAATATAGAGTAGATAAAGCCTTCATAGGTAGCTGTGGAGTTAATGTACTTGATAACAGCATAAGTAACTTTGATTTAGAGGAAGGTAACACTAAAAAAGCTATTATCAAAGCTTCAAAAGAAACCTTTATAGTAATGGAAAATACTAAGTTTATTTTTGACGGTTCATATAGATTTGCTATTTTAGATGATATAAATAATATCATTACAGATGAGCTTCCTGAAAAGAAGATTTTAGATGTTTTAGAGTCTAAGGATATTAGAGTAATTTAA
- a CDS encoding cupin domain-containing protein, protein MKISKDNAEHYIWGGICDGWHLVKTNELSIIHEKMPSKTSEVRHLHQKAKQFFFVLSGQATIELNEKTILLNEYEGIEILPGIPHQMMNNSDCDIEFVVVSTPTSKGDRILVE, encoded by the coding sequence ATGAAAATTAGTAAGGATAATGCAGAACACTATATTTGGGGAGGCATATGTGATGGTTGGCATTTAGTTAAAACTAATGAACTAAGTATTATACATGAGAAGATGCCTTCAAAAACTTCAGAAGTTAGGCATCTTCATCAAAAAGCAAAGCAGTTTTTCTTTGTACTGTCCGGACAAGCAACAATAGAACTCAATGAGAAAACTATTTTATTAAATGAGTACGAAGGAATAGAAATATTACCAGGGATTCCTCACCAGATGATGAATAATTCAGATTGTGACATAGAATTTGTGGTTGTTTCTACGCCTACAAGTAAAGGTGATAGAATTTTAGTTGAATAG
- a CDS encoding glycyl-radical enzyme activating protein, which produces MEALICDIEHYAIHDGPGIRTVVFLKGCPLRCLWCSNPETQSSKNQLYYSDTNCILCGRCIESCDDLALSLVDGKIKIDHEKCTTCGKCIKACPTSSLKFVAEHMTVQEVFEEVYKDEVFYRQSSGGITVSGGEVLMNADFVIELLTKCKENYINTAVETSGYGNVEKLKELSKVTDTFLFDIKHTDSQIHKELTGVPNEVILNNLKELSRLNKQIIIRIPLITGLNDDKENIGKTIKIAKENNINEIHILPYHTLGMDKYKRLQKEYKLKDLEKRDLKYIETLKAMVEEENIKCIIGG; this is translated from the coding sequence ATGGAAGCCTTGATTTGCGATATTGAACATTATGCCATACATGATGGTCCAGGGATTAGAACAGTGGTTTTCTTAAAAGGTTGTCCTTTAAGGTGCTTGTGGTGTAGTAATCCTGAAACTCAGAGTAGTAAAAATCAATTGTATTATTCGGATACTAATTGTATTTTATGTGGAAGATGTATAGAAAGTTGTGATGATTTAGCATTAAGTTTAGTAGATGGGAAGATAAAAATAGATCATGAAAAGTGTACAACCTGCGGCAAATGTATTAAAGCTTGTCCGACTTCATCTCTGAAATTTGTTGCTGAACACATGACAGTTCAGGAGGTTTTTGAAGAGGTTTACAAAGATGAAGTTTTCTATAGACAATCTTCAGGAGGAATAACAGTTTCTGGGGGAGAAGTACTCATGAATGCTGATTTTGTTATAGAACTACTTACTAAGTGCAAAGAAAATTATATAAATACTGCCGTTGAGACTTCAGGATATGGAAACGTTGAAAAGTTAAAAGAACTAAGCAAAGTTACAGATACTTTCTTATTTGATATAAAGCATACTGATTCACAAATTCATAAAGAGCTAACGGGGGTACCTAATGAAGTTATACTAAATAATCTTAAAGAGCTTTCTAGGCTAAACAAACAGATTATTATAAGAATTCCATTAATAACAGGTTTAAATGATGATAAAGAAAACATAGGTAAAACTATTAAAATAGCCAAGGAAAATAATATTAATGAAATTCATATTCTTCCTTATCACACCTTAGGAATGGACAAATATAAGAGACTACAGAAGGAATATAAGCTAAAAGATTTAGAAAAAAGAGATTTAAAATATATAGAAACTTTAAAGGCTATGGTTGAAGAAGAAAATATAAAATGTATTATAGGGGGATAG
- a CDS encoding glycyl radical protein has translation MKSFEIKSERIKKLRESVLSQTPMVCIERARYITEAYKENEAQPIYIKRARAVEKILRNMSIYIKDGELIVGNQASEERTAPIFPEYAVDWMEDELNDKGNFNKRDGDNFYLPEEHIEELREIIGYWKGKTLKDKCMAVIPEEVKKASEIKVIHGEGNMTSGDGHIVPDFEKALKLGLNGIIKEAEERFNKIDISDDDALREIAFLQSIIIINKSIIEFGERYSRLAYELSEKETDEKKKEELIKISKICKKVPGDAPESFEEALQMIWFIHLVIQIESNGHSASLGRVDQYLNSYYMKDIKEGIIDREYAKELLQCLWIKLYSILKIRSTSHSGYGAGYPTYQNVTIGGTNSDFTDAVNELSFLILESVGEAKLTQPNLSARVHANTSERFLRECAEVISTGFGMPALHNDDIIIPALLNKGVYYKDAYNYTMVGCVEVAVPGKWGYRCTGMTFLNFIKAFELTLNDGFDKRTGYILNAGNGSLKDFKEYEDLWKAWEKNIEYYTKLSVVSDKVADVNLLDYPDIFCSSLIDNCIERCKTIKEGGAVYDIISGLQVGLANAANSFAALKKFVYEDKLFTLEEIKDALDSNFEGVNGERIRKVLEGAPKYGNDNSYVDNIAVDVYETYIKEISKYNNTRYGKGPIGGNYGLSTSGISSNVPMGCVTGATPDGRKAWTPAAEGCSPVQGTDTKGPTSVLKTVSKLPNILMTGGQLLNVRFTPNLVNNDIGFEKFIMFIKSFIAVKGWHIQFNIMSTETLRNAQKNPEEYRDIIVRVAGYCAQFVTLDATTQEDIISRTEQRF, from the coding sequence ATGAAAAGTTTTGAAATTAAAAGTGAAAGAATTAAAAAGTTAAGGGAATCTGTTTTATCCCAAACTCCAATGGTGTGCATTGAGCGTGCAAGATATATCACTGAGGCTTATAAAGAAAATGAAGCTCAGCCAATATACATTAAAAGGGCTAGAGCAGTAGAAAAAATCTTAAGAAATATGAGCATCTATATTAAAGATGGGGAACTTATAGTAGGTAATCAAGCCTCAGAAGAAAGAACTGCACCAATATTTCCAGAGTATGCAGTAGATTGGATGGAGGATGAACTTAATGATAAAGGGAATTTCAATAAGAGAGATGGAGATAACTTTTATCTTCCAGAGGAACATATAGAAGAACTAAGAGAAATTATAGGTTATTGGAAAGGAAAGACCTTAAAAGATAAGTGTATGGCAGTAATTCCTGAAGAGGTTAAGAAAGCTTCTGAAATTAAAGTTATACATGGAGAAGGAAATATGACATCTGGGGATGGGCATATAGTACCTGATTTTGAAAAAGCTTTAAAGTTAGGATTGAATGGAATTATAAAAGAAGCAGAAGAAAGATTTAATAAAATTGATATAAGTGATGATGATGCATTAAGGGAAATAGCTTTTCTACAATCTATAATTATAATTAATAAAAGCATTATAGAATTTGGAGAAAGATATTCAAGGCTTGCATATGAATTAAGTGAAAAAGAGACAGACGAGAAGAAAAAAGAAGAATTAATAAAGATATCAAAAATTTGTAAGAAGGTACCAGGAGATGCTCCAGAAAGTTTTGAAGAAGCTCTTCAAATGATTTGGTTTATTCATTTAGTAATACAAATAGAAAGCAATGGACACTCTGCATCTCTTGGAAGAGTGGATCAATACTTAAACTCTTATTATATGAAAGATATTAAAGAAGGAATAATCGATAGAGAATATGCCAAAGAGTTATTACAATGCTTATGGATAAAGCTATATTCAATTCTTAAGATAAGATCAACTTCTCATTCAGGCTATGGGGCAGGATATCCGACTTATCAAAATGTTACAATTGGAGGAACTAATTCTGACTTTACTGATGCAGTAAATGAATTGAGCTTTTTGATTTTAGAAAGTGTTGGGGAAGCAAAATTAACTCAACCAAATCTTTCAGCAAGGGTTCATGCAAATACATCGGAAAGATTTTTAAGAGAATGCGCTGAAGTTATATCCACAGGCTTTGGAATGCCTGCACTTCATAATGATGATATAATCATTCCTGCTCTTCTAAACAAAGGTGTATACTACAAAGATGCTTATAACTATACAATGGTAGGTTGTGTTGAAGTAGCTGTTCCAGGAAAATGGGGCTATAGATGTACAGGAATGACATTCCTTAATTTTATAAAAGCCTTTGAACTTACACTAAATGATGGATTTGATAAAAGAACTGGATATATTCTTAATGCAGGAAATGGTTCATTAAAGGATTTTAAAGAATATGAAGATCTTTGGAAAGCTTGGGAGAAGAATATAGAATATTATACAAAATTATCAGTAGTTTCAGATAAGGTTGCAGATGTAAATCTATTAGATTATCCAGATATATTCTGCTCTTCATTAATTGATAATTGCATAGAAAGATGTAAAACTATAAAAGAAGGGGGAGCTGTATATGATATAATTTCAGGGCTTCAAGTTGGACTAGCAAATGCAGCTAATAGTTTTGCAGCTCTTAAGAAATTTGTATATGAGGATAAATTATTTACCCTAGAAGAAATAAAAGATGCATTAGATAGCAACTTTGAAGGAGTTAATGGAGAAAGAATAAGAAAAGTATTAGAGGGAGCACCAAAATACGGAAATGATAATTCATATGTTGATAATATAGCTGTGGATGTATATGAAACCTATATTAAAGAGATTTCAAAATATAATAATACAAGGTATGGTAAAGGTCCAATAGGCGGGAATTATGGTTTATCTACATCAGGAATATCTTCTAATGTACCAATGGGATGTGTAACTGGAGCAACCCCTGATGGAAGAAAGGCATGGACTCCAGCTGCAGAAGGATGTTCACCAGTACAAGGAACAGATACTAAAGGACCAACATCAGTTTTAAAAACTGTATCAAAACTTCCTAATATTCTTATGACTGGCGGTCAATTATTAAATGTTAGATTTACTCCAAACTTAGTTAATAATGATATTGGATTTGAAAAGTTTATTATGTTTATTAAGAGCTTTATTGCAGTTAAGGGATGGCATATTCAATTTAATATCATGTCTACAGAAACCTTAAGAAATGCACAAAAGAACCCAGAAGAATATAGAGATATAATAGTTAGAGTTGCGGGATATTGTGCACAATTTGTAACATTAGATGCTACTACACAAGAAGACATTATAAGCAGAACGGAACAAAGATTTTAA
- the gpmA gene encoding 2,3-diphosphoglycerate-dependent phosphoglycerate mutase has protein sequence MKKVVLLRHGESVWNKENRFTGWSDVELSEKGIEEAKKAGEILRKEGYNFDKGFSSVLKRSIKTLWYVLDELDLLWIPVERSWRLNERHYGALQGLNKAETALKYGDEQVHKWRRDSEVYPPALSKDDERYPGNEKKYSELKEEELPLTENLNDTIKRVIPYWNEVIAPEVKSGKNIVIAAHGNSLRALVKYLDNLSNEEVTNLNIPTGTPLVYELDDELKPIRHYYLGDPEEIRKAEEAVQKQGEAAKEEVASSIRV, from the coding sequence ATGAAAAAAGTTGTTTTGTTAAGACATGGAGAAAGTGTATGGAATAAAGAAAACAGGTTTACAGGCTGGTCAGATGTGGAGCTTTCAGAGAAAGGCATTGAAGAAGCTAAGAAGGCAGGAGAAATACTTAGAAAAGAGGGTTATAATTTCGATAAAGGATTTTCTTCAGTACTTAAAAGGTCAATTAAGACTTTATGGTACGTATTAGATGAATTAGATTTATTATGGATACCAGTAGAAAGATCTTGGAGATTAAACGAGAGACATTATGGAGCACTTCAAGGGCTTAACAAGGCAGAAACTGCATTGAAATATGGAGACGAACAAGTCCATAAATGGAGAAGAGACTCAGAAGTATATCCACCTGCTTTATCAAAAGATGACGAAAGATACCCTGGAAATGAAAAAAAATATAGTGAGTTAAAAGAAGAAGAACTACCACTTACTGAAAATTTAAATGACACTATTAAGAGGGTTATACCTTACTGGAATGAAGTCATAGCACCAGAAGTTAAAAGTGGCAAGAATATAGTAATAGCAGCTCATGGAAATAGTCTTAGAGCTTTAGTTAAGTATTTGGACAATCTATCAAATGAAGAGGTTACTAATTTAAATATTCCAACAGGAACTCCTTTGGTTTATGAACTTGATGATGAATTAAAACCAATAAGGCATTATTATCTAGGAGATCCTGAGGAAATTAGGAAAGCAGAAGAAGCAGTTCAAAAACAAGGGGAAGCTGCAAAGGAAGAGGTAGCTAGTTCCATAAGGGTATAA
- a CDS encoding HD domain-containing phosphohydrolase: MKVKQKTFSVVILSFIFMFLVTYAVFYLAYYGFIEKHKKNEIEESFQTVDYILSNEEENLKSSLLDWAVWDDTYEFINNKNDDYIKSNLDFSSLVTLNLKMMIFLDDKGNLVYSKETGIDKEVAEELSNEILLKNKEIKDIGSTKSPLLLVKNKAFLVAKSKVTKSDDSADSNGYLIFIREIDNKLLDYIQKTAKTSLTFNNISISEDKYYKDFKSLNNEVKYQKDKSSFEAYKVETDVYGEKTIMFSIETEQTDYQEYYFSIFVIGIILQILLVFVIDYIVIDKQIFKRLSKLTDFIEYVAKTKDTSLNIQLSGEDELNQLADSTNRMLMELNNAYKDIKESDKRFRIIMEATSDGYLDFYVKSREVYISPEWKEEIGYEGENGIELFKSYVSKIHPDCIDRLREKFYKVIKGEEDSFTEEFKIIKESGDIIWVSQRGKVSEKDSHGKPIRIVSTLSNITDRKKYEEEILYLSFTDKLTGIKNRAYMEKVFSELDSNEEAKYFIIMGDLNGLKLVNDSFGHTEGDKLIYAASKILREACSTHEIISRWGGDEFIIVIVDKDRSYISKLIDDIKIACLKETGYKFNISIALGYAEKNDEYPNTEAVMCLAEKRMYRNKLMEDKSSRNSTISSLLRTLHEKHSETEQHTMRIKKLSLKLGKRLGLSEDKLDELGLLALLHDIGKIGIPEQILMKPSSLTKEEFDIMKTHTEIGYRIAKSTPVLAHIADEILNHHEKYDGTGYPIGLKGEEIPLLARIINIVDSFDVMTHQRVYKEALSVEFAIEELKRCSGKQFDPYIVQEFIDLINEKKIY; encoded by the coding sequence ATGAAGGTTAAACAAAAAACTTTTTCTGTAGTTATTTTAAGTTTTATCTTCATGTTTCTGGTAACATATGCTGTATTTTATCTAGCATATTATGGATTCATAGAGAAACATAAAAAAAATGAAATAGAAGAAAGCTTTCAAACGGTAGACTATATTTTAAGCAATGAAGAAGAAAATTTGAAAAGTTCGCTTTTAGATTGGGCCGTTTGGGATGATACCTATGAATTTATAAATAATAAAAATGACGATTATATAAAATCTAACTTAGACTTTAGCTCGCTAGTTACACTGAATTTGAAAATGATGATCTTTTTAGATGATAAAGGTAATTTGGTATATAGTAAAGAAACTGGAATTGATAAAGAAGTAGCAGAAGAGTTGAGTAATGAAATTTTACTAAAGAATAAAGAGATAAAAGATATTGGAAGTACTAAAAGTCCATTGCTTTTAGTAAAAAATAAAGCTTTTCTAGTTGCAAAGTCAAAGGTTACAAAATCAGATGATTCAGCTGATAGTAACGGATACTTGATATTTATTAGAGAAATTGATAATAAATTATTAGATTACATTCAAAAAACAGCAAAGACATCACTCACATTTAATAATATAAGTATTTCAGAAGATAAATATTACAAGGATTTCAAAAGTTTAAATAATGAAGTTAAGTACCAAAAAGATAAATCGAGTTTTGAGGCTTATAAAGTTGAAACTGACGTATATGGTGAAAAGACTATAATGTTTTCCATAGAAACAGAACAAACTGATTATCAAGAATATTATTTTAGTATTTTTGTAATAGGAATTATTCTACAGATTTTATTAGTATTTGTTATTGATTATATAGTTATCGACAAGCAAATATTTAAAAGACTTTCTAAATTGACTGATTTTATAGAGTATGTGGCAAAAACAAAGGATACGAGTCTCAATATTCAACTTAGTGGAGAGGATGAGCTTAATCAGCTAGCTGACTCTACTAACAGGATGTTAATGGAATTAAATAATGCCTACAAGGATATTAAAGAGAGTGATAAAAGATTTAGAATAATAATGGAAGCTACGAGTGATGGATATTTAGATTTCTATGTGAAAAGCAGAGAAGTTTATATTAGCCCAGAATGGAAAGAAGAAATAGGGTACGAGGGCGAAAATGGAATTGAATTATTTAAAAGTTATGTCTCTAAAATTCACCCTGATTGCATTGATAGATTAAGGGAAAAGTTCTACAAAGTAATTAAAGGTGAAGAAGATAGTTTCACAGAGGAATTTAAAATTATAAAAGAGTCTGGTGATATAATTTGGGTATCACAAAGAGGAAAGGTTTCAGAGAAAGACTCACATGGAAAGCCAATAAGGATAGTAAGCACTTTATCTAATATAACAGACAGAAAGAAATATGAAGAAGAAATATTATATTTAAGTTTTACTGATAAGCTTACTGGAATTAAAAATAGAGCTTATATGGAAAAGGTCTTTAGTGAATTAGATTCTAACGAAGAAGCTAAATATTTCATTATAATGGGAGATTTAAATGGATTAAAGCTAGTAAATGATTCTTTTGGACATACAGAGGGAGATAAATTGATTTATGCTGCAAGCAAAATATTAAGGGAAGCATGCAGTACCCATGAGATTATCTCAAGATGGGGTGGAGATGAATTTATTATAGTCATTGTAGATAAAGATAGAAGTTATATTTCAAAATTAATTGATGACATAAAAATTGCATGCCTGAAAGAAACAGGATATAAATTTAATATTAGCATAGCCTTAGGATATGCCGAAAAAAATGATGAATATCCTAATACTGAAGCTGTAATGTGTTTAGCTGAAAAAAGAATGTATCGTAATAAGCTTATGGAGGATAAGAGCTCTAGAAATTCTACAATAAGTTCATTATTAAGGACATTACATGAAAAACATAGTGAAACAGAGCAGCATACCATGAGAATAAAGAAATTAAGTTTAAAGCTAGGAAAGAGATTAGGATTAAGTGAAGATAAATTGGATGAACTAGGATTACTAGCTCTATTACATGATATTGGAAAGATAGGAATACCTGAGCAGATATTAATGAAGCCTTCATCCTTAACAAAAGAAGAGTTTGATATAATGAAGACCCATACAGAAATAGGATATAGAATTGCTAAATCAACACCTGTACTAGCACATATTGCAGATGAAATACTAAATCACCATGAAAAATATGATGGTACAGGCTATCCTATAGGACTAAAAGGAGAAGAAATTCCTCTTTTAGCAAGGATAATAAACATTGTAGATTCCTTTGATGTAATGACTCATCAGAGAGTTTACAAGGAAGCATTAAGTGTTGAATTTGCCATTGAGGAATTAAAAAGATGTTCAGGAAAACAGTTTGATCCATATATAGTGCAAGAGTTTATTGACTTAATAAATGAAAAGAAAATATACTAG
- a CDS encoding SPFH domain-containing protein: MTDIIFWVVGCIVGIFLLWFLIFRVLGLTIIKSDEVGIVEIWLGRKKGQKDNNSVISLNGEAGYQPDLLKPGIHLRSVFKYKIHRQKLITIPQGQIGYVFARDGEALKPSQSLGKIIDSCNNFQSVRAFLENGGQKGPQRGILREGTYAFNTAQFIIITESQIYYLPIGNDDKASVMGMANDIWNKSNPNPYANGFRPIVIEGESDLVGVVTTKDGPSLPEGDIIAPVVGNDKNLKEIYHNNFQDIEKFLAAGGYRGRQLQVITDGKYYINRLFASVELVKKTIIDVGYVGVVNSFTGAKGKDQSDVTYTHGELVASSERGVWKEPLMAGKYALNPYAIKVFPVPTTNFILKWNSKENGKLQYDSNLKEVSLITKDAFEPLLPLSVVVHIDYKKAPLVIQRFGDIKMLVEQTLDPLIGTYFKNIGQTKTLIELVQNRTEIQLLATEAMKEKFEKYNLELEEVLVGTPSGEKDPRIEDMLTQLRDRQIAREKIETYKSQKDAADMEKTLREAEAVAKQQTMKTESLINIEIQANQGKAELERSIQEAKKIETIAMANANKTKFEAEAQAELEARVGIGKAIAIEEQVRAYGGPQYQVTQDVMDKFTKAIATSGIDIVPKNVITMGNSAENGHVDAVQSLLTVLLSKEIGVEYKPNENHNIVVEEIKKSIIETINSKDKDKKESKEVREESEQTITTKDIKE, from the coding sequence ATGACAGACATAATTTTTTGGGTAGTTGGATGCATTGTAGGTATTTTTTTATTATGGTTTCTAATATTTAGGGTATTAGGGCTTACAATAATCAAAAGTGATGAAGTAGGAATAGTAGAAATTTGGCTTGGTAGAAAAAAAGGACAGAAGGATAATAACTCAGTTATTTCTCTTAATGGAGAAGCTGGATATCAGCCAGATTTATTAAAACCAGGAATTCATCTAAGATCAGTATTTAAATACAAAATTCATAGACAAAAGCTTATTACTATTCCACAAGGACAAATTGGGTATGTTTTTGCTCGTGACGGAGAAGCTTTAAAGCCATCTCAATCTCTGGGAAAAATAATAGATTCATGCAATAATTTTCAAAGTGTTAGAGCATTCTTAGAAAATGGTGGTCAAAAAGGACCTCAAAGAGGAATACTAAGAGAAGGTACTTATGCTTTTAATACAGCACAATTCATAATTATAACTGAAAGTCAGATTTATTATTTACCTATTGGTAATGATGATAAAGCTTCAGTTATGGGAATGGCAAATGATATATGGAATAAGAGTAATCCAAATCCATATGCAAATGGGTTTAGACCAATAGTTATTGAAGGTGAAAGTGATCTAGTAGGAGTTGTAACTACAAAAGACGGTCCATCTTTACCAGAAGGAGATATAATAGCCCCAGTTGTAGGAAATGACAAAAACTTAAAAGAAATCTATCACAATAATTTTCAGGATATTGAAAAGTTCTTAGCAGCTGGAGGATATAGAGGTAGACAACTTCAAGTAATTACAGATGGTAAGTACTATATAAATAGACTGTTTGCATCAGTAGAATTAGTTAAAAAGACAATAATTGATGTGGGATATGTTGGAGTAGTTAACTCCTTTACAGGTGCAAAAGGAAAAGACCAGTCTGATGTAACTTATACTCATGGAGAATTGGTTGCAAGTAGTGAAAGAGGTGTATGGAAAGAACCGTTAATGGCTGGTAAATATGCTTTGAATCCATATGCAATCAAGGTATTTCCAGTTCCAACTACAAACTTTATTTTAAAATGGAATAGTAAAGAGAATGGAAAGTTACAATATGATAGTAATTTAAAGGAAGTAAGCTTAATAACTAAGGATGCCTTTGAACCATTATTACCACTATCAGTTGTAGTGCATATAGACTATAAGAAAGCTCCGCTTGTAATTCAAAGATTTGGTGATATTAAAATGCTTGTTGAGCAGACTTTAGATCCACTAATAGGAACTTATTTTAAAAATATTGGACAGACTAAGACCTTAATTGAGCTAGTTCAAAATAGAACAGAGATACAACTATTAGCCACTGAGGCTATGAAAGAAAAATTCGAAAAATACAATCTTGAACTTGAAGAGGTATTAGTAGGAACTCCTTCAGGAGAAAAAGATCCTCGTATTGAAGATATGTTAACTCAGTTAAGAGATAGACAAATAGCAAGAGAAAAAATAGAAACCTATAAGAGTCAAAAAGATGCAGCAGACATGGAAAAAACTTTAAGAGAAGCAGAAGCTGTAGCTAAGCAACAAACCATGAAAACAGAATCTTTAATTAATATTGAAATTCAGGCTAACCAAGGTAAAGCAGAACTTGAAAGATCTATTCAAGAAGCTAAGAAAATAGAAACTATAGCAATGGCAAATGCCAATAAAACTAAGTTCGAAGCTGAAGCTCAAGCTGAACTTGAAGCAAGGGTAGGTATAGGTAAAGCTATAGCTATCGAAGAACAAGTTAGAGCATACGGTGGACCACAATATCAAGTTACTCAAGATGTAATGGACAAATTCACAAAAGCAATAGCAACATCAGGAATTGATATAGTTCCTAAGAATGTTATTACTATGGGAAATAGTGCTGAAAATGGACATGTAGATGCTGTTCAAAGCTTGCTAACTGTACTACTAAGCAAAGAAATTGGCGTTGAATATAAACCTAATGAAAATCACAATATTGTAGTGGAAGAAATTAAGAAATCCATTATTGAAACCATAAACTCAAAGGACAAAGACAAAAAGGAAAGTAAAGAAGTAAGAGAAGAAAGTGAGCAAACTATAACTACAAAAGACATTAAAGAATAA